The following proteins are encoded in a genomic region of Thiomicrospira sp. R3:
- a CDS encoding zinc-finger domain-containing protein produces MTAQSCSQRRVEVTYDDLPLYCPMPGESAWDAHPKVFLPIEETGEAKCPYCGTEYVLKDWNPHRGGHH; encoded by the coding sequence ATGACTGCACAATCCTGTTCACAACGTCGTGTCGAAGTAACCTATGATGATTTGCCTTTGTACTGCCCGATGCCGGGTGAAAGCGCATGGGATGCCCATCCAAAAGTGTTTTTGCCGATTGAAGAAACCGGTGAAGCCAAATGTCCTTATTGCGGCACGGAATATGTGCTAAAAGATTGGAACCCGCACCGCGGTGGACATCACTAG